The genome window tatttcactctGTGACATTCGTGCCCTACTCATCGCTTACCTGTGTcactcttcccctccctctctgcccagAGCCTCAAAAGGGCATGGCTTTGATCTTGAAGTGAGTTGGGGTTTTCAATCCTTATAAGGTTGATCCGCTCCTCACTGAAGTCCAGCTCTCGCGCCAACTCTGTGGAGGAGAATAAATCACAGTAATGATTTCGATGGCACAGTTatgcatttgaaatgtttggCAGCAAACATTAAGTAATTATGTATCTTTTAAGTTTGCTACCTTGATCACTGCAGCTAACGTTTGACTCACCTGTCCAGCTGAAGCCCAGATGGTCAGCTATAATGGCCAACCgttgctcttttctctctgcttcatcCTGTGGATCTACTGTAAATACCACCAGACAGCCATGAGCGGTCAGAGCCGCAGAGTATACCAAATCAGACCACATTTACAAAAGGAATTGACAGAAATCTTCACTGGCTtccttgacagattttttttcatttttggaggggggggtaATTCATTACATTGAATCAAGAAACCTAAAACAAGTACATGAAATGCCTGCAAAGAATAGCCATGATAAACCTAGTGGTGGTACTATGAttaagaaatgtacatttcaatAACTAGAGGAGTATTAGCATTACATGCAATGGTTGAAATAATCTTTAGAACACTTTAGACACTAAGTTGTCTTCCCAAGTTCCATAAAGCCTTTAAGTCAATCTTGAGATTCTCAGCACACATAGAAGGAAAGATAGACGTcattacagacacaaacacagcacaagtGACACAGTCACATGGATTCTTCAACTACAATTGGGACTCAACtacaagagacagagaggcagcacCTTTACAGCTGCAGTGTACTAATGAGGCACAACAGATAGAGAATAGCCCCTTAAACTTGGGGGATACCTTGACTTTGATCTTTATCATCTGGGATTCGCTGCATCTGTGTCTCAACAGGGTCGTCCCACAGTGGTCTAATGGGAAAGACGTCTCCTGAGGGAGGGAACTGCATCTCAGGGAAAGTTTCTCTTTCTATTATTGATGGATCGATGAGACTGCTCTCATCATCCGAGTTGGCAGCTGCAGCCTCatgttctttctctgtctctgcctgcgCCAATCTTGCCACAAGTTTTGCGGCTTCATCACTTATCTCTTCAAAGAAATCAATGGACTGTTTGCATGGCTCACTTGTCTCTTTAGTGGGCGTTGTTGGCTGAGATGACTGACCGCTTTTGCCACGGACTGGCAATCTGGACTGGAAGCTTTTAGATTTTGCTGAATCAGCACTCTTTTTAGCGGATGGCTTGGTGGTCTCCCCCTCACAGAAGCTCTTGGCTTTGGAAGATGTCTTGGTTTTGGCATCCACAGAAGGACCTGCATCTGTCTCAGATTTTCTCCTTGAATCCTTTTTTACAGGAACCTTAAGCTTTTTGTCTTGGGTTGACTCGGCACGCTTGACACTAGAATCAGGCTTTAAAGTGCTAGCCTTGATGGGTATTCTAGATTTTGATTCGGAAGTGAAGGAGGCCTCTTTTTTAAGAGTTGCTGAAGAGGAGGTTGAATGAGATGGCGAGGGAATTGTGGATTTTCCCCGACCTTGAGCAGCAGACTTagcttgtgttttcactggagTCTTTTTAACACTACTGGCAGAACTTTGTTTGGACTTGCCTGTTTGTTTGGGGGCTTCTATCACTGATTGAGGTTCCTCTGGAGAAGAGTCAGAGGACTCTTGGCCCTGCTCAGGATAAACTGATCTGGTGACTGTAGTTTCTGCTGTCTGTACATTCGTTATCATTTGGTCAGGGCAACTTGTGTCTAAATCTAAACAACcttcatttacatgtttttctgttttagtctCTAGACCTTCAGGGGATGTCTGATCTTTCTTTGCAGATTTGGATGAAGCTGAAATGCCCATTTTAGGGATTTTACATTTGGAGGCATCAGCTTTCAAGGCTGGCTGGTCACATTCAGTTGGGGACTGAAGCTCAGCTGTTTCTTTTGATTTCTCAGTCTCCTCAGTCTTTACCTCTAGTGTTAGATTGAGGCCAACTTCGGGTTCTTCTGCTGATCTCACAACTTCCTGACTGGGCTCTTCTAAGAGAGGCTCCTCTAAAGGCTGTTCTCCTATCTGGAAAAAGGCAAAGCCACCCGCCTCTTCCTCATAGCTCCTCTTAGTCATATCAATAGCACCACTTCGGGTCATCTCAAAGAGTTTCCCCTCTTGGAATAGGAAGGGGTTGGGCTCACTGGTAGGAGTGCTCTCTTCTGTTGGTGTCCTACCAGGTGTTGTGTCTGGAGTTGCTTGGAGAGACTGACGATCTACTGCCAGATTCAGTAtcttttgttcctcctctttGACACGTGCTGCAAAAGCAGCATCATCCTCCCGCATGGTAGACCATGAGTCAGTGTCCACCCTTGCAGTGACACCTTTTGACTCAGTTCTGGGAGGTCCCAGtgcatcatcatcctcttctgTATCATCATAGATACAGACCTCCggtttgaacatttcttttgatCGACCTATGGAAGCAGTTGCAGCTTCTGGTGCTCCTGTATGCACCTTATGATCCTCTTTCACCTCATCTGTTACATTGCTACCTTGTTTTTGTGCACCAATCTTTTGATCGGTAACACCTAACTTTTGACCACCCTTGccatcacttttgttttctcttgatttCCTCAAACTCTCCTCCTTTTGctcatctgttctgttttcagcGTTTGGTGTTCCAGCAGACTTTTTGGCAGTACTGTCTTTATCGGCAGATGGTGGGACTGTTTGTGCCTGTGCGGTTTCGAGTTTGGATTTTGAATGATGCTGGCCTGAGACAGACTGAGGTCCCTCTGAAGTGACACTGGCTGTTGTGTTCTTGACCTCTTTGCTGTGGGATCCATCATGCAAACCTGCtgaaaaaggagagggaggttGTACTTTAATATGGGgatcaacaaaaacagctaaCTTTGAATCTTCAGCGGGTCTACTGAGCCCACATTCACTCTGCGAAAGCTTCCCTCTTGTGGGCTCTAATGTTTCATAGCTGTCATCCCCTATTTTGGCATCTGCTGAAGGGAACAAATCTTTTCTAGAGTTTTTTTTGCTCCTCGCGTCTTGTTCCatttcatcaaatgttttaattttggcTGCCATCTTAAACATCTCCTCCTCTGGAGTGAGTTTTCTCTTAGCTTCATAGCTGTCTGATGTATCCTCTTCTTCTGGATCTTCAGGGATGACAGCCGGTTTGGATGGAACAGAGAGGAATGTATGGTCAGGGGGTTTGGGGTTTACCTCATAACTTACCTCTTCAGAACTAGGAGTATCAGGGGAGAGGGGACTCTTACCAGAACTCGTCATCTGAGATGTCTGCTCACAACTGTCATCATCAGCACTAGCCTCATGGTCTCGAAGCAGCCTACCACGCAAAGCATCTTGGGGGAATTCTGTAGCTTTGCAGGGTTCTGGATGGCTAGATGGTTTACTAGGTGAGCCTAGAGCTGTTGGGAAGGACGGGTGGCTTTTTTGCTCTACAGGGCTGCTCTCTAAGGAGTCATGAGGGGGTGATTCCTCGGTTGGGCTAGGGTCAATTGAGTCTGGGGATTTATGGGAGGAGTTTTCTTCCATGAGAGGACTACCCTCTAGAGAGTCTCTGTGGCTTATTGTCAAAGAGTCATCAGCTAATGGACTGAGGGCATCTGAGTCTTGTTTTAAAGGCAGTTCTAAGCTTTCATGACGCTGAGATGACGATCTAGAGGCTGGAGAACCAACTAATGACAATGCTAGCTGACGATCAGGGCTCTCGTCATCGCTAAGAAAAGTCTCTATAGTCTCTGAAATTTGCTTTGTAAGCTTCTGAGGTTTAGATGGCTTAGACTCACTCCTCCTAACAGATATGGACTCACTTGTAGTGTGGTCATCTGCAGCCTCGCTGGAAGAGACAGGGAGGGTCAATTCTGTAGACAGTTGGTCACCAGCGGCCCTTATACCAGAGTCTCCAGACTTCTCTGtgtctttactttcttttttgaCCGTAGTGGCAGTTGCTGCCAAAGTTGTCAAGGTCTGCTGTCCAGTTTTGggagaaagacacacactctctgggCTTGTGCCTGGAGTGGCTAGACCCTCATGTTTGTAACTGTCCTCAGAGCTCATATGAGGGGTTCCATCTCCAGAACTGGCACTTAGTGAGTCTGCTACACCCTCATGTTTTAAGCTGTCAGAGCTATCATCAAGGCCACCATTCCCAAAGTCTACAGTTTCAGTTAGCTCTGAATGGGCAGCAGCAACTGACttggtttctttctctctgtcttgctgGGTAGTCTCTTTCTTGCGAGGTTTGGAATCCAAAGATACTTCTCGTTCTTGGGAAACACGCGAGGCCATTGCTTTGGTTGTGGATTTTGACTGGGTGGTTTCAGATTTTGTGGTTTTCTCTGATCTTGGTGTGGTGGATGATTTTAACTCAAATAGCCCAGACTTTCTCTTTGAGGGGTCCTGCCCAGTTTGAAATGCTTGCATCAGCTCTTTAACTGACATAGTCTCTTCAAGTTTTTCAGATTCAGCTTTGGGGGACTTTGGAGGGCCCTGTTTTGATTTAGGgctttctttgggttttggagaGGATTTGCCCATAACAGGCAATTGTGAAGGCTTGCTTCCGGTGACCTTTTTGCTCTTTTGCTCTGCCTCTACTTTCTGCTGTAAGGCTTTGACTTTGTCCTTTATTGACCCAATGGGGGTTTCTTCAACGACTGGGGATACAGGTGATGCTGGGGCAGGAGCTGCAGGCACACTTAGAAGGGCACCTGTGTCTGTTGATTCCTCTGCATGCCCCTGGTCTTTCCCCTTCCTCCTGACTGGCTTTTTAAcatctccagcagctgttttgtCCTGCACTTTGGTTAAAGCGGTTGGTTTTGCACTTCTGCGTAGCACAACATCAGTGAATTTTTCTTGGACGACTGGTTCTTTTTTAGCTTTCGTTTTGGAGCTCACAGGTGCATCCAGGAGGTATTCTTTCAGGTCACCACTGTCCTTTATGGCTTTAGGTCTGGGGGCTCCTCTGTTAGCTCTACTTTCACGTAAGACAGGCTCTTGCATTTCTAAGGCTGCCATCCTTTTGGCCTCCTCTACCTCACTGTCTGAGAGGAGAACCCACTCCTCAGCCATTCTAGCTGCTTTTGTTAtcttctctgctgcctctccctCGTAAGTTCCACTCCTCAGTATTTCACTGACTTTCTCTAGGTCCTCTTTGACTTTCTCTAAGTCCTTCTCCATTATTTCTAATGGCTCTCCAGAAACATCCTCAGTCCCTTTCTCTAGACCACACCCTCCTAAAGAAGGGGATTTCTCTGTGGAGTCTGCAGTCAAGATGGCAGTCATTTTGATCAAATCTTGTTTCATCTCTGACACGTCGGATAGGAGGTCTGGTTCTCGGATCAGCTCTGATTTCAGGACTGATGTCTCCGTCTCTTCATCTTCCATATGGAAGAAGAACAAGTAAGGagtaaagaaaatcaaaaattcaaatgaaaggaGACAGACATTGGAGAATGTGGTCAGGACAAGATTGGAACACACTGCAGGGATCATAGGACAACAAATTCACATTGGGTTCTACATCAGGGTATTGGAGGAATTGGGCTTATACTTTCATGTCTCTGGGGAACTGTGGGGGAGCAAAGGCTAAATAATACCAATGGCAAATGATATGAGCAGGAAATAACTTGCTTATACACTCAGCACACCCACACTCACAAGACAAATCTATTGAACAAGActgaaagacatttaaaaaaaaatataccaACTATGAGGGACTATGAATGACTAGATAACCAAGAAACCAACAAATACAATGGAACAagggaaaacaaaggaaacaaagaaagaccATCAAGACATCTCAAGATTGCTCagaatgtcaaaaatgtcaatgtGACTTGAAAACAACTTAGAATACTAGTTGCTTCTGTCAAAGAAAGCCAGTGATAGTCTATACAACAAAAGATGATTTGTCATGCTTTTAATTCTGGACAAAGCAGATCATTCACTTTCACAAAATCAAAGGAGGATTGctaaaatacaagaaaaaacatcttgcaTGGAGGGGCAAAACTTTAAACTCCTTTTGCCCGCCGTTCAGGCTTATGCTTAACCTACACAAGTaactcaaatgaaaacaaataactgtGTACAAAACCATAAGCAGATGGTATTGTGAGGGGACATTCCGACATAACCacaccaacaaaaaacaacaacaaattagCTGTTATTAACAAGACATTACATGTAACTATTCAGACATACAAGCACACGCATACACATTAATGTAAGGCAAGTTATTTCCATGCATAGCGAAGGGAAGTGCTGATGGAAAGGTTGCGGTAAAGAGTGAGTGGAAAGTTCTGCGTACTGATTGAGTTTACAGTTAGTGCAAAAGAGATGCTCATGATCAAGAGCTGCTTGCTAATATGTCTTCATTCAGTAATGTGGTGAGTTCTTGGTCCAGTTACACAAATACTGCCAATATACATTGTCAGTTATATCTACATCAAATATTCTGTACATATTATACATATTCCATTCCtcttaaaaacacatacatgcgATTTAAGAGAATAACACATGACCCATATATGTACAGGCTAATTAAATTGCCCATGTAAATCTTATTTGCCATTTTCCATTTTAGCCATGTTCACATTACTACATGAACAAGGTTAGAAGGGTAGGAGGGGAAGGATTCAGAAAGCTTGCTTTGCCATTACACAAGAGGCATACAACTAGAGGGAATGCTAATATTCTTCAACCCTAATCTCTTGAAACTGTGTGCTTTTGCAATTGCTAGCACCCAGTTTCAGGAACTCTAAGAGCAAGTGCACATGGGTGTGAGCAACCAAGGTTGGGGAACTTTTACATCCCACAAGCAGGTTTCAATAATATTAATGATCTCTCATTAATATTTATGTTAATATTATATCAATATCAACAGTCTGTCATTGACCTAACCTCTACAAAGTCAGCCTTTATGTTACGGAAAGATGTGTTTTGATGCGCATTTAAATCTGTGctatgaaaaaaagtgaaatgtgttgcagtCACAATACGTGGCaagatttttttgattttggagaGGTATTATTGTGTACGAAACCACAACATATTTTTGGTGTCGTCTATGCAGCTTAAAAATGCGGGCATTTTAATTCCAAAACACGTAGCTAAAATATGTGACCTGGCTGCATGAACACAACCCCAGTTGCATCCATCCACCTACCTCAAGCTAATTTGGAGTCACTAAATGACCCTACAGGTTCAACATAATAAATAACGAAAGTGGCTGCCTGCTTCTGACCAGCAAAAAACTTAGAGGTCTTTGTCAAATAAACATCACCACAGTATGAATGAGCTCAATTTTTGAGTACATACGTAGATGGCAGCGTCTGACTCTTTCTCCACATGTCCGATCTCAAATTGTGAGGGGGACAGAGTTAAATTGAAGACATTGTGGCAGGTGtgaaatcagaaaaagaaagtaaagagtGAAGTTAAGCCTCAGGAGAAACAGAACATAGATAGGGGGAGGTGCAGGAAAGAAATCTTTGTTTGACAAGACGAAAAAACATGAAGCTTAAAGGGCTTTGATTAGATGGATATGATCTACAGCTATGCTAAGGGCTTAAATggcagtgtcagtgtgtcagtctgaTTATTGCTCTGTTTAACTTCATTAGGCTAATCACCCATACAATATCAGTATTTTGTCATATTAGTTTGATTAATGAAGATAAGCACACATGCAATATCATTAAAGAATAGCAATATAATTTAGTATATTATTTTGTGGAATAAAGAAATTTAAATAGGAAAACAATGTCTTACATTTCTCTAGCATTCTGCtggtctggaaaaaaaacatgggaaaTAGATCACCGTTAGTCTTCTTTCATCCACTGGATGTCTTGTTATTCTAACTACTATTACTACAACAACTGCTAGTTGATATAAAGAACACAATGGACAAACAGCAAACGACAGCAAAAATGAGCTATGCCACTGACAAATCACACACTAGTCTActacaataaacaaaatatatctaaaatacaacatttgaCTACTTGTGAACACGTCTTTGATTTAGTCTTGATGACAAGGCAGTGGACAGGCTAGGCGAGCAGAGCTAGTTagtagaagagagagagagaagcggTGGCTGCTTTTACCTCTTCCTCTTGCTCTTGGTCTGAATCGGACTCCTTTTGGGAGCAAGAAGCAGCAAGAAGCAGAAAGATGTACAAATAGAAATGATAGCAACGTTAAAGAGGGAAAAAGTGACAGTGGACAATGTATGGTTACCATAGCAACGAAGACAACCAGTCAGTGTGATTTCTGGGAAAGCCGCGgtgattgttaaaaaaaagcattacagGCAAAGATTTTCACGATAAAATAAGATTCATCTTTCACATGATTTCCTGAATCATACAAAATATGTTTCTTGCCTCTTGAACTAGCCATGGTATGCAGACTAGCCATCACACTGTGTGACTTATTGGAGGCTCACTGGGTAGAAAGTCAGTGTTCACAGTTGAGTAGCACGGCATTACTAATGTGCGATTTGAGATGCCAAACTTTAAATATAAGAAATAAGAATTTGCTACTAGAAATATTGCTTAGAATCTAATTAAGGTTATGTCTTGCAAAGGTATTACAACTGATAAGTTGGAGATTAGTATGTATTACAGCATTACAGGGGGAATAGGCTCAAGTTTGCAGTATGGTCCAGGTTATTGGAATGCTTTTCATGGTAAATTATAGCTGCAAACGCACAGTTTTACTTATAAGAACTAACAAGATACGCAACCTCTGTTGAGTCAAACAACAGTAGGGTGCCCTTACCTTGCAGTGTGATGGGAGGGTGATGTTAAGGTTGCATATGGCATTTTGGGTGAGTGACCTGTAGTTCCTGGGTTCTTTCATAAAGGACAGACGGCCACATGGCTCCTGAGTGTTGTCTCTGATCTGCAACAGCCAAGCAGTTCAGCAATAGTCAGGAAAAGTCTATCTTATATGCACACAATATGCAAGAAAATCAATACGGTGACTTATGGTTGAATATTGCTGcacattacatattttaaaaaaatagttcTTACTTTGATGAAGAGTGCtagtctgttttctttaaaggcAAAGAAGCTGAAGAGATGGTGCTGGCCACTTTTGGTAAGGGGAACAAGGTTTCCAAAGCAGTCTGCATAGATAGGTTTGCCTTCAAGTACCTTGGATATATAACAGGCAGGTGAGTACAAGGGCTAAATAACACATGGTAATGATAAAAAGTAATTGCATCCATTTTCAACCCAGCCTAACTGTTGAATATAGCATTTCAAAAAGTATATCCTATGCTCTCCTTCCTCACCTCCACGTCTCGGCTGCGGGCCACCTCAGTAAAGTTCTCCTGCTGCTCTAGGGTTTTGTCAATCTTGTCGTCTGTCATGCAGAAGCAGCGCAGTCGGGCCTCAATGGGATCGTGCGTCTTTGCGAAGATAACAAACTTGGCCATGTAAGGGACACAGATGATCTCTCGGTACACCTGAGTGGAGAAGTTGACAGATTCCTGGACTTGCCGACAGTCTATCAGCCAAAATCTAGAAAGCAGAGTGGGGTTGGGAAGAATCGGTGAGACTGAGTATTTGCTGGCTGCCTCATTTGAGTTAAATCAGACCAGTAATAGATTTACTTGGGTAACAACAAACTCTTTTTTGTGATACCTGGCAGATACATTGGTGGTGAAGGAGACACAGTCATTGATGAATGTTAATGGAGTGGTTCCGGTTATGTCTTCCCATTGAGCAGGCGTTGTTCCACCTACACATGGATGCAAAATATCCGATTGTTATATTAGACTGTGAGCATATGTCTTGCTGGTCTATTtgcaggttttgtgtgtgtgtgtgctctctaACCAGTGATACTACAAAGCAGTCGTAATGTGGGGGTGTCCCCTCCGAAGCCATTAAGGATTGGGTCGGAGTTGGTCTTGGGGACGGGGATGGTCATGGTAATGGGTTTGTGGAACTTCCTCCTGCGTGGCTCCAAAGTGACGATGGGACTGAAGGTGGCCTTGTTGCCCAGGATCTTCCTCACTACATCCACATTCACTGGCTGGGCCTGATGGAGTAAACAGAGAATATAATGACCTATATTCTTATTGTCAAGAAATCCTACACAGGTCATGCACAGGTTGGTCTTCTGACTGAAGGgttaggattagggttagggttagcttGGTTAGGGTTTGCTGGAGTGTACTTTGTACCAGATTCTTCAGCTGACTCCAAtctgtgcagtgtttcccaATAATTAACAAGACTCAGTTGGCCAACAATAGTCTAGTTTGCTAGaatatatgacattttaaaataaattacagaaAAAGTAACTTTTCCATGAGATGCATCTGTAAATGTTCATTACAAGTGTACGAAAACTTTTGACCATGTCAACAGGTatactgatgtttttgtcaATTACCTGTAGTCCGACCCTTATCCTCTTGGTGAGGGCCCCCTCGGGGAAAACCGCCTGCACTTGGGGCACAACAGTGCTGCTCAGGACGCCTCCTTCAGGACCAATAAGATTGCTGTCTTGCTTGATGCGAGACACCACAGCAAAGTATTGTGGGAAATCTCTCGTGATGATACGGCAAATGCGcttcttctccagctcctctggcGTGTCCAGCTCTGGAAGAGGACGGCAGCAGAGAGTGACATGTGTCAGAGACAATAATGTAGGAGCAAACTGACaggttttctgctgttttccccGCAGACGAACTGACCCTCATCCATGCCGTTGAGTATCTGGTTGAGCTCCTCCTGCGTGTGTTCACAGTGATGCTCCTTCCAGCTCTCTCCGGTCTCGCTCCTCAGTATTACCAGCTCCCTTTCCTTTCCCCGTAGCGCAGCGAAGTGGGGGATCTCCACAATTACAGGACTGGAGGGGGAGAGGCCAGGTAGTGTGAGTGAGTAAATACAGAATGTCATGGACGATAGCATAAAGTGTGTCTAAATGTCTCAAGGCATGTGTCTCTTTTTCAATTTCTTGGCTTTACATATGACACTGCTAGCATTAGCGTCTTACTGCTTATGCCAACAGCCTTTGAACCAATTGGTCAGAGGTGAATGTCCGTCCTAGCGGGTGTTCATCAATTTAGTCCACCAAACACAATCGAGGTGATagttaataaatcatttttgaaCAAGTAGAGACATGTAAACTATGTATTAttgactgtttttgtgtgacttCAATATTGATCAAGTTAC of Acanthopagrus latus isolate v.2019 chromosome 10, fAcaLat1.1, whole genome shotgun sequence contains these proteins:
- the ank2b gene encoding ankyrin-2b isoform X18, coding for MAHAAAHIKKARSEMDQPPDLKALEKARERRRRSRERAERKRKSDSNTSFLRAARAGNIDKVLEYLKGGVDISTCNQNGLNALHLAAKEGHVDLVQELLDRGAAVDSATKKGNTALHISSLAGQAEVVKLLVKRGADINAQSQNGFTPLYMAAQENHLDVVRYLLENGGNQSTATEDGFTPLAIALQQGHNQVVSILLENDTKGKVRLPALHIAARKDDTKSAALLLQNDHNADVQSKMMVNRTTENGKSGFTPLHIAAHYGNVNVATLLLNRGAAVDFTARNGITPLHVASKRGNTNMVGLLLDRGSQIDAKTRDGLTPLHCAARSGHDTSVELLLERGAPLLARTKNGLSPLHMAAQGDHVDCVKHLLQHKAPVDDVTLDYLTALHVAAHCGHYRVTKLLLDKRANPNARALNGFTPLHIACKKNRVKVMELLVKYGASIQAITESGLTPIHVAAFMGHLNIVLLLLQNGASPDVSNIRGETALHMAARAGQVEVVRCLLRNGAIVDARAREDQTPLHIASRLGKTEIVQLLLQHMAHPDAATTNGYTPLHISAREGQVETASVLLEAGASHSLATKKGFTPLHVASKYGSLDVAKLLLQRRAPPDSAGKNGLTPLHVAAHYDNQKVALLLLDKGASPHAMAKNGYTPLHIAAKKNQMEIATVLLQYGAETNILTKQGVTPLHLASQEGHADMAALLISKGAQINVQTKSGLSALHLAAQEDKVAVSEILAKNGANLDQQTKLGYTPLIVACHYGNAKMVNFLLQNGASVNAKTKNGYTPLHQAAQQGNTHIINVLLQNGAKPNAITVNGNTALGIARRLGYISVVDTLRVVTEEIITTTTTVTEKHKLNVPETMTEVLDVSDEEALRCIDDDAISDDSMDEEEGDDTMTGDGGEYLRAEDLRELGDDSLPGQYLDGMNYLRFSLEGGRIDSRMQSSDRSFTPTHHSYYSPKHEGMMDELLNCQVTSLARENERDSYRLSWGTENLDNVALSSSPIHSGHSSPCPDHGDHSSFLVSFMVDARGGAMRGCRHNGLRIIIPPRKCSAPTRVTCRLVKRHRLATMPPMVEGEGLASRLIEVGPSGAQFLGKLHLPSAPPPLNEGESLVSRILQLGPPGTKFLGPVIVEIPHFAALRGKERELVILRSETGESWKEHHCEHTQEELNQILNGMDEELDTPEELEKKRICRIITRDFPQYFAVVSRIKQDSNLIGPEGGVLSSTVVPQVQAVFPEGALTKRIRVGLQAQPVNVDVVRKILGNKATFSPIVTLEPRRRKFHKPITMTIPVPKTNSDPILNGFGGDTPTLRLLCSITGGTTPAQWEDITGTTPLTFINDCVSFTTNVSARFWLIDCRQVQESVNFSTQVYREIICVPYMAKFVIFAKTHDPIEARLRCFCMTDDKIDKTLEQQENFTEVARSRDVEVLEGKPIYADCFGNLVPLTKSGQHHLFSFFAFKENRLALFIKIRDNTQEPCGRLSFMKEPRNYRSLTQNAICNLNITLPSHCKESDSDQEQEEETSRMLEKYEETETSVLKSELIREPDLLSDVSEMKQDLIKMTAILTADSTEKSPSLGGCGLEKGTEDVSGEPLEIMEKDLEKVKEDLEKVSEILRSGTYEGEAAEKITKAARMAEEWVLLSDSEVEEAKRMAALEMQEPVLRESRANRGAPRPKAIKDSGDLKEYLLDAPVSSKTKAKKEPVVQEKFTDVVLRRSAKPTALTKVQDKTAAGDVKKPVRRKGKDQGHAEESTDTGALLSVPAAPAPASPVSPVVEETPIGSIKDKVKALQQKVEAEQKSKKVTGSKPSQLPVMGKSSPKPKESPKSKQGPPKSPKAESEKLEETMSVKELMQAFQTGQDPSKRKSGLFELKSSTTPRSEKTTKSETTQSKSTTKAMASRVSQEREVSLDSKPRKKETTQQDREKETKSVAAAHSELTETVDFGNGGLDDSSDSLKHEGVADSLSASSGDGTPHMSSEDSYKHEGLATPGTSPESVCLSPKTGQQTLTTLAATATTVKKESKDTEKSGDSGIRAAGDQLSTELTLPVSSSEAADDHTTTGLHDGSHSKEVKNTTASVTSEGPQSVSGQHHSKSKLETAQAQTVPPSADKDSTAKKSAGTPNAENRTDEQKEESLRKSRENKSDGKGGQKLGVTDQKIGAQKQGSNVTDEVKEDHKVHTGAPEAATASIGRSKEMFKPEVCIYDDTEEDDDALGPPRTESKGVTARVDTDSWSTMREDDAAFAARVKEEEQKILNLAVDRQSLQATPDTTPGRTPTEESTPTSEPNPFLFQEGKLFEMTRSGAIDMTKRSYEEEAGGFAFFQIGEQPLEEPLLEEPSQEVVRSAEEPEVGLNLTLEVKTEETEKSKETAELQSPTECDQPALKADASKCKIPKMGISASSKSAKKDQTSPEGLETKTEKHVNEGCLDLDTSCPDQMITNVQTAETTVTRSVYPEQGQESSDSSPEEPQSVIEAPKQTGKSKQSSASSVKKTPVKTQAKSAAQGRGKSTIPSPSHSTSSSATLKKEASFTSESKSRIPIKASTLKPDSSVKRAESTQDKKLKVPVKKDSRRKSETDAGPSVDAKTKTSSKAKSFCEGETTKPSAKKSADSAKSKSFQSRLPVRGKSGQSSQPTTPTKETSEPCKQSIDFFEEISDEAAKLVARLAQAETEKEHEAAAANSDDESSLIDPSIIERETFPEMQFPPSGDVFPIRPLWDDPVETQMQRIPDDKDQSQVDPQDEAERKEQRLAIIADHLGFSWTELARELDFSEERINLIRIENPNSLQDQSHALLRLWAEREGKSDTETTLIKRLTKINRMDIVHLIETKIIKSTQDETTSHTYAEIERTIALDHSEGFSALHEDIDSPRPGRRTEATRRSPGSGQEVPMVSAEDLSSSLSSLHETMGRSETDSTATGLLRNAQKEKLQKEMETTYSSQRIYEELTDTVHTGSFKQADDLPDIPSQTVTEEKYTDEHGNIVVKKITRKVIRKYVSPDGMETQEVTIEGSHQETVQIEEGDAVSRVVKRTVLRSEGDQKELTFSEPLALGAATSSEFEVEPVQGRKVSKVVKTTVVRGERMEKQMGDPSLAADLPSAREDFEKALSYTGGFGKMLVPHVVEKEVVQDDGSVVKRSHMRKSRTQKRTVMRDAQGKHVHLERLDDTPDALQPDALQQHLHQLLRRYCEDDREEEGEDGDEEEEGGDIDESFD